One Tunturibacter gelidoferens genomic region harbors:
- a CDS encoding alpha-amylase family glycosyl hydrolase yields the protein MPFDLISRKSTHFVLWSPGTVANAPVLIIGQFQQGNPPTLAVANRFPMTPAAGVTGLWEIAATSCGLVDGSIYHYWFAVQSTNPNRPGGPIPCTDPTAWTVDWRLLPPPLASPFIDEDRQPAAVVLFRDGLLQPSDPGGEQLTLSDDPLANTLPQNNQLVIYELPTAWARTATGSVGIGTGSFQDVRALIEAGATGKNLSDLAVTAAGNTYLTDLGINALELLPPADSFFKREWGYDTAHYLAADSELGQPDGNSWPTTNRDLSDLVKACHQQQIRFFVDMVMAFSRNEAYQHIAFDQFCIDDPAHNQSDPDALTSRSTSGNPQIRDGFGSTLFRYTRPLTASFYDPESGVDQPALVPARQHMYTQLTRWMTDFHVDGIRIDSVENVANWDFVQGFKDRARALFAQRWATQRLGAGADSHFLVVGEELSVPLALLTQNRLDGLWNDHFRVLVRAAVRGVNAAAEGEPTFEWTVRKAIDCRNLGFTDGTQAVNYITSHDVEGPGRERLFTSFAKFAGFAPADAVRRIKLAFTCLLTAVGVPMILAGEEFADLHTRFDVNGNVSQDGGKQVAPVHFELLDNVNDPIQQAVVLLRQDLLAYVSRLVHLRTSSLALSVNDTSFLHVDFNDGKRVVVWQRGPGSDGSLVIVLANFSDFNTDTSIGSSAEYVVPNWPSGQSWREITQERNVPANFAGREPIFAWEAKVYVS from the coding sequence ATGCCTTTCGATCTGATTTCACGCAAGTCTACTCATTTTGTCCTGTGGAGTCCCGGGACAGTGGCGAACGCTCCCGTCCTGATCATCGGCCAATTTCAGCAAGGCAATCCCCCTACCTTGGCGGTCGCAAACCGCTTTCCTATGACACCCGCAGCAGGGGTCACCGGTCTGTGGGAGATCGCCGCCACTTCTTGCGGGCTCGTGGATGGCTCTATCTACCACTACTGGTTTGCGGTGCAGAGCACCAACCCCAACCGTCCCGGCGGTCCCATCCCCTGCACTGACCCCACGGCTTGGACCGTTGACTGGCGGCTCCTTCCGCCGCCGCTCGCTTCCCCCTTCATCGACGAAGACCGGCAGCCTGCGGCGGTCGTGCTATTCCGCGACGGCCTCCTGCAGCCGAGCGATCCGGGCGGTGAGCAGTTGACCCTCTCCGATGATCCGCTCGCGAACACCCTCCCGCAGAACAATCAACTCGTTATCTACGAGTTGCCCACGGCATGGGCTCGCACCGCGACAGGGAGCGTTGGCATAGGCACGGGGAGCTTTCAGGACGTCCGTGCGCTCATTGAAGCGGGTGCAACGGGCAAGAACCTCAGCGATCTCGCCGTCACCGCGGCCGGTAACACTTATCTCACCGATCTGGGCATTAACGCGCTCGAACTCCTTCCTCCCGCCGACAGTTTCTTCAAGCGAGAGTGGGGCTACGATACGGCACATTATCTGGCGGCGGACTCCGAGCTTGGTCAGCCCGATGGCAACAGCTGGCCGACCACAAACAGAGACCTTTCTGACCTCGTCAAGGCATGTCATCAACAGCAAATCCGATTCTTCGTCGATATGGTGATGGCCTTCTCACGCAACGAGGCCTACCAGCACATCGCGTTCGATCAATTTTGTATCGACGACCCCGCACACAATCAAAGCGATCCCGACGCGCTCACATCCCGCTCGACGTCCGGAAATCCACAGATCAGAGACGGCTTTGGGAGCACACTCTTCCGCTACACTCGCCCACTCACCGCTTCCTTCTACGACCCCGAATCTGGTGTGGACCAGCCAGCATTGGTTCCTGCCCGCCAGCACATGTACACCCAACTCACCCGCTGGATGACTGACTTTCACGTCGACGGCATTCGCATCGACAGCGTGGAGAACGTAGCTAACTGGGACTTCGTTCAGGGCTTCAAAGACCGAGCCCGCGCACTCTTCGCCCAGCGCTGGGCTACGCAGCGTCTCGGCGCGGGTGCAGACTCTCACTTCCTCGTGGTCGGCGAAGAGCTCTCCGTGCCTCTCGCCCTGCTAACGCAGAATCGCCTCGATGGCCTCTGGAACGATCACTTCCGTGTATTGGTGCGGGCCGCAGTTCGTGGCGTGAATGCCGCCGCAGAGGGCGAGCCGACCTTCGAGTGGACGGTGCGCAAAGCTATCGATTGCAGAAACCTCGGGTTCACCGACGGCACGCAGGCTGTAAATTACATCACCTCGCACGACGTTGAGGGCCCGGGACGGGAACGCCTCTTTACCTCATTCGCCAAATTTGCCGGCTTCGCGCCTGCTGATGCGGTCCGTCGCATCAAACTCGCCTTTACCTGCCTGCTCACAGCGGTGGGCGTTCCAATGATTCTGGCAGGCGAAGAATTCGCCGACCTGCACACTCGCTTTGACGTGAACGGCAATGTCTCACAGGATGGAGGCAAACAGGTGGCTCCAGTGCACTTCGAGTTGCTGGACAACGTCAACGACCCAATTCAGCAGGCAGTCGTGTTATTGCGTCAGGACCTTCTGGCTTATGTCTCTCGCTTGGTGCATTTGCGCACTAGCAGTCTGGCGCTCAGCGTCAACGACACATCTTTTCTCCATGTAGACTTCAACGACGGCAAGCGCGTCGTGGTGTGGCAGCGGGGCCCCGGCTCAGACGGCTCCCTCGTCATTGTGCTTGCCAATTTCTCCGACTTCAACACTGATACTTCCATTGGCTCCTCAGCAGAATATGTTGTGCCCAATTGGCCAAGCGGGCAGTCGTGGCGCGAGATCACACAGGAGAGAAACGTTCCTGCTAATTTTGCCGGTCGCGAGCCAATCTTTGCCTGGGAAGCAAAGGTGTACGTTTCGTAG
- a CDS encoding LytR/AlgR family response regulator transcription factor: MTLRALIADDEPLARERLRFLLAGDDEIEVVGECRNGSEVLASLKAQQVDVLFLDIQMPGRGGFEVIEQMRPTQMPVTVFVTAHNQHALQAFEVHALDYLTKPVEPERLKATLARAKERVASNTALLNQERLKQVLTEVGMHGVGGKEYPKRLLVPNGTKDMVVNIQEIEWIEAADYYSCLHVGTKSFMLRETVKQLANTLDPNRFVRIHRSTIVNMDYVREVAREGRSEGSVTLTRGQRLKMSKSGWLNLVAANRSS; the protein is encoded by the coding sequence ATGACACTCAGAGCACTCATTGCCGACGACGAACCACTAGCCCGCGAACGGCTGCGCTTTCTTCTCGCCGGAGACGACGAGATAGAAGTGGTTGGCGAGTGCAGAAACGGCAGCGAGGTGTTGGCTTCGCTGAAGGCACAACAGGTCGATGTTCTGTTTCTCGATATTCAGATGCCAGGCAGGGGAGGCTTCGAAGTGATCGAGCAGATGCGTCCAACCCAAATGCCGGTGACAGTCTTTGTGACAGCCCACAACCAACATGCGCTTCAAGCGTTTGAGGTGCATGCGCTCGACTACCTGACCAAACCTGTAGAGCCTGAACGGCTGAAAGCCACCTTGGCCCGCGCCAAGGAGCGGGTCGCTTCGAACACCGCATTACTGAACCAAGAGCGTCTGAAACAGGTGCTCACCGAAGTGGGAATGCACGGAGTCGGCGGGAAGGAGTATCCGAAGCGCCTGCTCGTACCGAACGGCACAAAAGACATGGTGGTCAATATTCAAGAGATCGAGTGGATCGAGGCCGCAGACTACTACTCTTGCCTGCATGTTGGGACAAAGAGCTTCATGTTGCGGGAGACAGTCAAGCAGTTGGCCAACACACTTGATCCCAATCGGTTCGTGCGGATTCATCGCTCGACGATTGTGAACATGGACTATGTCCGTGAGGTGGCGCGAGAAGGTCGTAGCGAGGGATCGGTGACCCTAACACGTGGACAAAGACTAAAGATGAGCAAGAGCGGATGGCTGAATTTAGTAGCAGCCAACAGGTCATCTTGA
- a CDS encoding sensor histidine kinase yields the protein MNAFTTSLEYQHAPAISQEKTAGEAATPVSRHLNGYVMILSLAAILALATAGECGSIMRPASLIYGTVLWGWWGTIACVLWKLAPRLPIVSSLSVKTILLHAVAGSVLALVHLLMLWSVGFPLGWGPVGEHEMWAILFNINRFGIELLIYGFIIGIAGTVQYKLRAQEDAMRSLELQKQLSSAHLRALQMQLEPHFLFNTLNAITTLVELGRQSEAVEMLSHLNLILKSTLKRTTPEKVPLSQELEMIDNYLAIEQIRFADRLQVQIKVDPGALDGMVPCFLLQPIVENAIRHGIAHCVSEGKVEASARLDGASLHLKVRDTGAEAAVPAQDGHGIGLKNTRERLMHFYNDEFAMRAQPLDEGGFEVAITIPYEPQRR from the coding sequence ATGAACGCTTTCACTACCTCCTTGGAATACCAACATGCGCCAGCGATCTCTCAAGAGAAAACAGCGGGCGAAGCTGCTACGCCCGTGAGCAGGCATCTCAACGGTTACGTGATGATCCTATCGCTCGCCGCGATACTGGCGCTCGCTACGGCAGGAGAGTGCGGGTCCATAATGCGTCCGGCCTCACTGATATACGGCACAGTCCTGTGGGGATGGTGGGGCACGATTGCCTGTGTTCTTTGGAAGCTGGCTCCGCGTCTGCCGATTGTGTCTAGCCTTTCAGTGAAGACAATTCTTCTGCACGCGGTTGCTGGATCAGTGCTCGCGCTCGTTCATCTGCTGATGCTGTGGAGTGTCGGCTTTCCGCTTGGGTGGGGTCCGGTGGGGGAACACGAGATGTGGGCGATTCTGTTCAACATAAATCGATTTGGCATCGAGCTTCTGATCTATGGATTCATTATTGGGATCGCTGGAACCGTTCAGTACAAGCTGCGCGCGCAGGAGGATGCTATGCGATCGCTGGAGCTCCAGAAACAGCTCTCGTCCGCCCACCTGCGAGCGCTCCAGATGCAACTGGAGCCTCACTTTCTTTTCAACACTCTCAACGCAATTACGACGCTGGTGGAATTGGGACGACAGAGCGAGGCTGTCGAGATGCTGTCCCATTTAAACCTGATCCTGAAGAGCACGTTGAAGCGGACAACACCTGAGAAGGTCCCCCTCTCGCAGGAATTGGAGATGATCGATAACTACCTCGCAATCGAGCAGATCCGATTTGCAGACCGGCTGCAGGTGCAAATCAAGGTCGACCCCGGAGCACTGGATGGCATGGTGCCGTGTTTTCTCTTACAGCCCATCGTCGAGAATGCGATACGCCATGGGATAGCGCATTGTGTGAGCGAAGGAAAGGTCGAGGCTTCTGCAAGGCTTGATGGAGCAAGTCTGCACCTGAAGGTACGGGATACAGGAGCGGAAGCCGCCGTACCGGCGCAGGACGGACACGGGATCGGGTTAAAAAATACGCGAGAGCGACTTATGCACTTCTACAACGATGAGTTCGCGATGAGGGCGCAGCCGCTTGACGAGGGCGGCTTTGAGGTTGCGATCACCATACCGTACGAGCCCCAGCGAAGATGA
- a CDS encoding efflux RND transporter periplasmic adaptor subunit: protein MAHANTAAPEGVPIHVARVLSQDVPLEIAAAGNVEAGERVDVKPRIAGQIRNVEFAEGQNITKGQLLFSIDRDTMSRQQAQQQAELERDIAMEQQAVAVAARDAASQKQSQSEADVAVKLGDLGVLSGQSVKQAITASDTTRSSLQADQAAIAAAAGAVRADHARLSQIKLQLNFADVVAPIAGRAGAAMVKAGNVVLENDTTLVTLLQLAPIRVVFGVPEQSLAEIQRLSAAGSLEVEAGTGDNRLVEGHLDFIDNTVDPTTGTVRMKATFSNSDQALWPGQFVNVRLRLRVDPRQVVVPQSAIQQGLEGKYAWRIQSGFATMVPVTVLRTYRPTTSSQPGSEVAVLGSGLSPGDVIVTEGQLRLTPGSRVSPIDTPSGP from the coding sequence GTGGCCCACGCCAATACAGCCGCCCCGGAGGGAGTCCCCATTCATGTCGCCCGCGTCTTGTCGCAGGATGTTCCACTTGAGATCGCGGCGGCAGGAAACGTTGAGGCCGGCGAACGGGTTGACGTCAAGCCGCGCATCGCAGGGCAGATCAGAAACGTTGAGTTCGCCGAAGGGCAAAACATTACCAAAGGCCAGCTTCTTTTCTCCATCGATCGCGACACGATGAGTCGCCAGCAGGCGCAACAGCAGGCCGAACTCGAACGCGATATCGCTATGGAGCAACAGGCCGTCGCGGTTGCGGCGCGAGATGCAGCTTCCCAGAAGCAGAGCCAGTCCGAGGCCGATGTTGCGGTCAAGTTGGGCGACCTCGGCGTGCTCTCGGGTCAGTCGGTGAAGCAGGCGATCACGGCGAGCGACACCACGCGTTCCAGCCTTCAGGCCGATCAGGCCGCCATCGCCGCCGCAGCCGGGGCGGTTCGGGCCGACCATGCGCGCCTGTCGCAGATAAAGTTACAACTCAACTTCGCTGATGTTGTCGCTCCCATCGCCGGGCGCGCTGGCGCCGCTATGGTCAAGGCCGGCAATGTGGTTCTTGAGAACGATACAACCCTCGTCACGCTTCTTCAGCTCGCTCCTATTCGCGTCGTGTTCGGGGTTCCTGAACAATCGCTCGCGGAAATACAGCGTCTCAGCGCCGCGGGCTCCCTAGAAGTGGAGGCTGGTACAGGTGACAACCGCCTTGTCGAGGGCCATCTCGATTTCATTGACAATACTGTCGATCCCACTACCGGCACCGTTCGCATGAAAGCAACGTTTTCCAATAGCGATCAGGCGCTCTGGCCGGGCCAGTTCGTCAACGTCCGCCTCCGTTTACGGGTGGATCCCCGCCAGGTCGTTGTTCCACAATCCGCCATTCAACAGGGACTCGAGGGAAAGTACGCGTGGCGGATCCAATCAGGCTTTGCAACGATGGTGCCGGTCACCGTGCTCCGTACCTATAGGCCCACAACCTCATCGCAGCCGGGCAGCGAAGTTGCAGTTCTTGGCAGCGGTCTTAGTCCCGGAGACGTCATCGTAACCGAAGGCCAACTGCGCCTCACTCCTGGTTCACGGGTTTCTCCTATCGATACGCCGTCTGGCCCGTAA
- a CDS encoding efflux RND transporter permease subunit, whose translation MRFSDFFIHRATTTTLLISAIAGFGLLSYLSLPVSNLPEVEYPTIQVSAALPGANPDSMAATVATPLESEFSRIPGIENMTSSSLVGETNITLQFTLSRSADAAAQDVQAAISRAAGSLPAGMPEPPSYSKVNPADDPIIWLEMHSQTMSFEDFSRYATQIVSKQISMVNGVSQVEVYGPERPAIRVQVDPARLAAYSLDLEQIRTALTNNSASLPTGTLYGKARDYSLQANSQLTTADQFSDLVVAYRNELPLRLSQIAHVLNSSSNDKRTFWINGQRSVILAVRKQPGANTIEVADRVKAAVQTLRDVLPPGVAFGKVADNADIVRGSIAEVNHTLVLTIVLVVLVIFAFLGTLSSTLIASATIPVSIFGSFIAMHLLGYTVDMFSMMAITLSVGFVVDDAIVMLENIVRHREMGKSRLDAAVNGAAEVGFTILSMTLSLVAVFLPILFLNGVLGRLLREFAVTISVSILLSGFSALTLTPMLCSRFLSERVHGDNWFLRRTEGIHAALKRGYQRSLDFVLRHPRATIVASIVMTATTVALFAIVPKSFMPAVDTGGFSGSMEASQDSSFAQMISYGEQVNKALAAVPWMESNLSGVFSQNGGWLWVNLRQDRRRPNVKVIIADLQKQLDRIPGLKVYLRQPDFVDLGQTESRSQYSAALRSPDADELYRWAPRLKSKLDSLPELANVSTDLQMSAPRVNVDIRRDLAMSLNVDPEKIANTLYDAFGNRRANTITVASQQYDVILEVAQQYQRDPETIGSIYLASNTGSLVPLSAVTTLSQTVAPLTVNHLGQFPAVTFHFDLKPGISLDKATFEVRRAATELGIPASMNFTFQGTAAQFQGSLKGLGLLLIIAVMVIYLVLGVLYESFIHPITILSGLPAAAIGALLTLLLVGQDLNLYSFLGIILLIGIVKKNAIMIVDFAIDAERNLGMTPEQAVYRGCLQRFRPIMMTTMAALLGAAPIALGQGIGGEARRPLGIAVCGGLLLSQTVTLYVTPVIYLFLHRLQRGRLQKITGGEAVPSTESLSVS comes from the coding sequence TTGCGCTTTTCAGATTTCTTCATCCATCGCGCTACCACCACCACTCTCCTGATCTCTGCCATCGCAGGTTTCGGCTTGCTCAGCTATCTCTCGCTTCCGGTCAGTAACCTGCCCGAGGTCGAGTACCCGACGATCCAGGTATCAGCGGCACTGCCCGGCGCCAACCCGGATTCCATGGCCGCTACCGTCGCGACGCCGCTCGAGAGCGAGTTCTCGCGCATTCCCGGCATTGAGAATATGACCTCCAGCAGCTTGGTCGGCGAAACGAACATTACGCTTCAGTTCACCCTTAGCCGCAGTGCCGATGCGGCCGCGCAAGACGTTCAGGCCGCCATCTCCCGCGCCGCGGGCAGCCTCCCTGCGGGCATGCCGGAACCGCCCTCCTACTCCAAGGTCAACCCCGCGGATGATCCCATCATCTGGCTCGAAATGCACTCACAGACGATGTCGTTTGAGGATTTTTCGCGCTATGCCACACAGATCGTTTCTAAGCAGATCTCCATGGTGAACGGAGTTTCGCAGGTCGAAGTGTACGGACCCGAGCGCCCAGCGATCCGCGTCCAGGTCGATCCTGCACGTCTCGCGGCCTACAGCCTTGATCTCGAGCAAATCCGCACCGCGCTTACCAACAACAGTGCAAGTCTTCCCACAGGCACGCTCTACGGTAAAGCTAGGGACTACTCTCTGCAGGCGAACAGCCAACTCACCACGGCCGATCAATTCTCGGATCTGGTGGTCGCTTATCGTAATGAGCTTCCGCTGCGTCTCAGCCAGATTGCCCACGTCCTGAACAGCTCCAGCAATGACAAGCGCACCTTCTGGATCAACGGACAGCGCAGTGTGATCCTCGCTGTACGCAAACAACCCGGTGCGAACACAATCGAAGTCGCGGATCGGGTGAAGGCCGCGGTCCAGACTCTGCGCGACGTTTTACCTCCCGGTGTAGCGTTCGGCAAAGTCGCCGACAACGCCGACATCGTCCGCGGCTCCATCGCAGAGGTCAACCATACGCTCGTCCTCACCATCGTGCTCGTCGTGCTGGTCATCTTTGCCTTCCTTGGGACGCTCTCTTCGACGCTCATCGCCAGCGCCACCATTCCGGTCTCGATCTTCGGCTCCTTCATCGCCATGCATCTACTTGGCTATACCGTGGACATGTTCTCCATGATGGCCATCACGCTTTCGGTGGGCTTTGTCGTCGACGACGCCATCGTGATGCTCGAGAATATCGTCCGTCATCGTGAGATGGGTAAGTCTCGTCTGGATGCCGCGGTCAACGGCGCCGCTGAGGTAGGCTTCACGATCCTCTCGATGACTCTTTCGCTTGTCGCAGTCTTTCTTCCGATTCTCTTCCTCAACGGCGTACTCGGACGGCTTCTTCGTGAGTTCGCCGTCACCATCTCGGTCTCCATCCTGCTCTCTGGCTTCTCAGCGCTTACCCTCACCCCAATGCTCTGCAGCAGGTTTCTCAGCGAGCGCGTTCATGGTGACAACTGGTTCCTTCGCCGGACGGAGGGTATCCATGCCGCACTCAAGAGGGGCTATCAGCGTTCACTCGATTTTGTTCTGCGCCATCCACGAGCGACGATCGTCGCCAGCATCGTGATGACAGCAACCACCGTCGCGTTGTTCGCAATCGTGCCCAAAAGCTTTATGCCTGCTGTCGATACCGGTGGATTCTCCGGAAGCATGGAAGCCTCGCAAGACAGCTCCTTCGCCCAGATGATCTCCTACGGCGAACAGGTCAACAAAGCACTCGCTGCGGTTCCATGGATGGAAAGCAACTTATCGGGTGTTTTCTCACAGAATGGAGGCTGGCTCTGGGTCAATCTCCGTCAGGACCGCCGACGTCCAAACGTCAAGGTCATCATCGCCGACCTCCAGAAACAGCTCGACCGCATACCCGGGCTCAAGGTTTATCTCCGCCAGCCCGACTTCGTCGACCTCGGACAGACTGAATCCCGGTCCCAGTACTCGGCTGCACTTCGGAGCCCCGACGCTGACGAGCTTTACCGCTGGGCCCCTCGCCTCAAGAGCAAGCTGGACTCTCTTCCCGAACTTGCTAATGTTTCGACGGACCTGCAGATGAGCGCGCCGCGCGTCAACGTCGACATCCGCCGAGATCTTGCAATGTCTCTCAACGTCGACCCTGAGAAGATTGCCAACACCCTCTACGATGCCTTCGGAAACCGCCGCGCCAACACCATCACTGTCGCATCGCAGCAGTACGATGTCATCCTCGAGGTCGCCCAGCAGTATCAGCGAGACCCTGAGACGATTGGTAGTATCTATCTCGCATCCAATACGGGCAGCCTCGTTCCTCTCTCGGCCGTCACTACACTCAGCCAGACCGTCGCTCCGCTGACAGTCAATCATCTCGGGCAGTTTCCAGCCGTCACGTTTCACTTCGATCTCAAGCCCGGCATCTCGCTCGATAAGGCCACATTCGAGGTGCGTCGAGCTGCAACCGAACTTGGCATTCCCGCCAGTATGAACTTCACCTTTCAGGGGACCGCGGCACAGTTCCAGGGCTCCCTGAAAGGTCTTGGACTCCTGCTCATAATCGCGGTGATGGTCATCTATCTCGTCCTCGGTGTTCTCTATGAGAGTTTCATTCACCCCATCACGATCCTCTCTGGTCTTCCCGCCGCCGCTATTGGTGCGCTTCTCACGTTGCTGCTCGTCGGCCAGGATCTCAACCTCTACTCATTCCTCGGCATCATCCTCCTGATAGGCATTGTCAAAAAGAACGCAATCATGATTGTCGATTTCGCCATCGACGCCGAGCGCAATCTAGGTATGACGCCTGAGCAGGCCGTCTACCGAGGTTGTCTCCAGCGCTTCCGCCCCATCATGATGACGACCATGGCAGCGCTACTGGGCGCGGCTCCAATCGCATTGGGCCAAGGCATCGGGGGTGAAGCCCGCCGCCCGCTTGGAATTGCAGTATGCGGTGGTCTTCTGCTTTCACAGACCGTAACCCTATATGTGACACCAGTGATCTATCTCTTTCTGCACCGTCTCCAACGGGGGAGACTCCAGAAAATTACCGGCGGAGAAGCCGTTCCATCGACTGAATCTCTAAGCGTCAGTTGA